The Myxocyprinus asiaticus isolate MX2 ecotype Aquarium Trade chromosome 31, UBuf_Myxa_2, whole genome shotgun sequence genome has a segment encoding these proteins:
- the LOC127421753 gene encoding class A basic helix-loop-helix protein 9-like isoform X2, producing MSLASTSTESEVSEDELEDCPLSQDGDCGTESPAKFPFRSERSSSSGPSDTEKLKVVKRLNRPVRSKARRVAANIRERKRILDYNQAFNALRTVLKHDISGKRLSKISTLRRAIHRISALSSFLGTHSTMEPDAPPCTHMECYRQPEENDRLPRKTISLQKPVENYLHYQSELQGTHDHMVSAEEPGILYQDILGSALLCPPSPHYSHCTTNNELHINHGHYSHQLNDQSTEYYSVVPGNQHGMRVSCHQNQMDTYADSTTVPLAWQLGYLQCHGYQHSLSIH from the coding sequence ATGAGTCTGGCCAGCACCAGTACAGAATCTGAAGTTTCAGAAGATGAGTTGGAGGATTGTCCTTTGAGTCAGGATGGCGACTGTGGCACTGAAAGCCCCGCAAAGTTCCCTTTTCGCTCAGAACGCTCAAGTTCTTCCGGCCCCAGTGACACAGAAAAACTCAAGGTGGTGAAAAGGCTTAATCGTCCAGTGCGGTCCAAAGCACGAAGAGTTGCAGCCAACATCCGAGAGCGAAAGCGTATCTTGGACTACAATCAAGCTTTTAATGCCTTACGCACTGTTCTCAAGCACGACATCAGTGGAAAGCGTCTCTCCAAGATCTCCACGCTACGCCGTGCCATCCACCGTATTTCAGCACTGTCTTCGTTCCTGGGGACGCATTCAACCATGGAACCAGATGCACCGCCCTGCACCCATATGGAGTGCTACAGGCAGCCAGAAGAGAATGATCGGCTACCCAGAAAGACAATAAGTTTGCAGAAACCGGTGGAGAACTATCTTCACTATCAGTCAGAGCTCCAGGGAACCCATGACCACATGGTCTCTGCAGAAGAACCTGGGATTTTGTATCAGGATATATTAGGCTCAGCACTCCTGTGTCCACCATCCCCACACTACAGCCACTGCACCACCAACAATGAGCTACACATCAATCATGGACATTATAGTCACCAACTGAATGACCAAAGTACTGAATATTACAGTGTGGTGCCTGGAAATCAACATGGAATGAGGGTCAGCTGTCATCAGAATCAAATGGACACCTATGCAGATTCTACTACAGTGCCTTTGGCTTGGCAGCTGGGTTACCTGCAATGTCATGGATACCAGCATTCTCTGAGTATTCACTGA
- the LOC127421753 gene encoding class A basic helix-loop-helix protein 9-like isoform X1 has product MLRPPLLWAPRLKPRGQVMSLASTSTESEVSEDELEDCPLSQDGDCGTESPAKFPFRSERSSSSGPSDTEKLKVVKRLNRPVRSKARRVAANIRERKRILDYNQAFNALRTVLKHDISGKRLSKISTLRRAIHRISALSSFLGTHSTMEPDAPPCTHMECYRQPEENDRLPRKTISLQKPVENYLHYQSELQGTHDHMVSAEEPGILYQDILGSALLCPPSPHYSHCTTNNELHINHGHYSHQLNDQSTEYYSVVPGNQHGMRVSCHQNQMDTYADSTTVPLAWQLGYLQCHGYQHSLSIH; this is encoded by the coding sequence AGGACAAGTGATGAGTCTGGCCAGCACCAGTACAGAATCTGAAGTTTCAGAAGATGAGTTGGAGGATTGTCCTTTGAGTCAGGATGGCGACTGTGGCACTGAAAGCCCCGCAAAGTTCCCTTTTCGCTCAGAACGCTCAAGTTCTTCCGGCCCCAGTGACACAGAAAAACTCAAGGTGGTGAAAAGGCTTAATCGTCCAGTGCGGTCCAAAGCACGAAGAGTTGCAGCCAACATCCGAGAGCGAAAGCGTATCTTGGACTACAATCAAGCTTTTAATGCCTTACGCACTGTTCTCAAGCACGACATCAGTGGAAAGCGTCTCTCCAAGATCTCCACGCTACGCCGTGCCATCCACCGTATTTCAGCACTGTCTTCGTTCCTGGGGACGCATTCAACCATGGAACCAGATGCACCGCCCTGCACCCATATGGAGTGCTACAGGCAGCCAGAAGAGAATGATCGGCTACCCAGAAAGACAATAAGTTTGCAGAAACCGGTGGAGAACTATCTTCACTATCAGTCAGAGCTCCAGGGAACCCATGACCACATGGTCTCTGCAGAAGAACCTGGGATTTTGTATCAGGATATATTAGGCTCAGCACTCCTGTGTCCACCATCCCCACACTACAGCCACTGCACCACCAACAATGAGCTACACATCAATCATGGACATTATAGTCACCAACTGAATGACCAAAGTACTGAATATTACAGTGTGGTGCCTGGAAATCAACATGGAATGAGGGTCAGCTGTCATCAGAATCAAATGGACACCTATGCAGATTCTACTACAGTGCCTTTGGCTTGGCAGCTGGGTTACCTGCAATGTCATGGATACCAGCATTCTCTGAGTATTCACTGA